In Leclercia pneumoniae, the genomic window GCAGCGGCGATCCTCTCCGTGGCCTCCTGGCAGTGGTTATTCCTCATTAACGTACCGCTGGGCGTTGTGGCACTGCTCTTTGCGCTGCGTTTTCTTCCCGCGAATGCGGCGAAGAGCAGCATGCCGCGCTTCGATCTACCGAGCGCCGTCATGAACGCCCTGACCTTCGGTTTGCTTATTACTGCGCTCAGCGGCTTTGCTCAGGGGCAATCGCGGCTCTTAATCGCCGGTGAAGTAATGGCATTATTGATTATCGGCTTCTTTTTTGCCCGTCGTCAGCTCGCCCTGCCGGTGCCGCTGCTGCCGGTAGACTTACTGCGTATTCCGCTCTTCTCCCTCTCTATTTGCACCTCGATTTGTTCATTCTGCGCGCAAATGCTGGCCCTGGTTTCGTTGCCCTTCTTCCTGCAAAGCGTGGTGGGACGTTCGGAAGTGGAGACGGGACTGCTCCTGACCCCCTGGCCGCTGGCAACCATGGTGATGGCCCCGCTGGCAGGCTACCTGATTGAGCGTCTGCATGCCGGGTTACTGGGGGCACTGGGACTGGCCGTGATGGCATCCGGCATGTTTGCCCTGGCTTTGCTGCCCGCCGCCCCGGGCGATCTGGATATCATCTGGCGTATGATTTTATGCGGCGCGGGGTTTGGACTGTTTCAGTCGCCCAATAATCACACGATCATCACCGCCGCCCCACCCCACCGCAGCGGAGGAGCCAGCGGTATGCTCGGCACGGCGCGCCTGCTGGGGCAGAGTAGCGGCGCTGCGCTGGTGGCATTAATGTTCAATATGGCCGGCGATAAGGGTACGCATGTGGCTTTGATCACCGCAGGTGCCCTCGCGACGCTTGCGGCGGTAATAAGCGGTATGCGGATCACCCTGTCCAAACGCAGCTAATAAAAAAGCGCGTCGAATGACGCGCTTTATTTGTCTGCCCGGGCGGGCTTACTTCAGATATTCCCCACTACGTAACGCTTCGATACGTTTATCCAGCGGCGGGTGAGACATGAACAGCTCGCTCAGCGATTTAGATTTACCGTTGATGCAGAATGCCATCATGGTGTTTGCTTCCTGCGGTTCGTAGCTGGTTTTCAGACGCTGCAGGGCAGCAATCATCTTCTCGCGACCCACCAGTTTTGCCGAGCCCGCATCCGCGTGGAATTCACGGTGGCGGGAGAACCACATGGTGATAATGCTTGCCAGGATACCAAACACCAGCTCCAGCACCATTGAAACTGCAAAGTAGATCAGTGGGTTGCCGTTGTTACCTTCACCTTCATCACGGTTGCCGCCCATAAACCCGGCCGCGATCTGCGCCAGAATACGTGAAATGAAGATCACGAAGGTGTTCACTACGCCCTGAATCAGGGTCATAGTCACCATATCACCATTGGCAATGTGGCTAATTTCGTGAGCGATAACCGCTTCGGCTTCGTCACGGCTCATGTTCTGCAGCAGGCCAGTGCTGACGGCAACCAGTGAGGCGTCACGACGCGCACCTGTTGCGAAGGCGTTGATATCCGGCGCGTGGTAAATAGCCACCTGTGGCATTGCGATACCTGCCTGGCGGGACTGGTTTGCCACGGTGGTCATCAGCCACTGTTCCATATCATTGCGGGGTTGCTCAATCACTTCGCCGCCCACGGATTTGAGCGCCATCCACTTTGACATCAGCAAAGATACAAAGGAGCCACCAAAACCAAACAGCAGCGCCATAATTAACAAGCCCTGAACGC contains:
- the htpX gene encoding protease HtpX; translation: MMRIALFLLTNLAVMVVFGLVLSLTGIQSSSVQGLLIMALLFGFGGSFVSLLMSKWMALKSVGGEVIEQPRNDMEQWLMTTVANQSRQAGIAMPQVAIYHAPDINAFATGARRDASLVAVSTGLLQNMSRDEAEAVIAHEISHIANGDMVTMTLIQGVVNTFVIFISRILAQIAAGFMGGNRDEGEGNNGNPLIYFAVSMVLELVFGILASIITMWFSRHREFHADAGSAKLVGREKMIAALQRLKTSYEPQEANTMMAFCINGKSKSLSELFMSHPPLDKRIEALRSGEYLK
- a CDS encoding MFS transporter: MTTTPPDGLPLPQRYGAIATIIIGISMAVLDGAIANVALPTIASDLHASPASSIWIVNAYQIAIVISLLSFSFLGDMFGYRRVYQCGLVVFTITSLFCALADNLPMLTLARIAQGFGGAALMSVNTALIRLIFPKRQLGRGMGINSFIVAVSSAAGPTLAAAILSVASWQWLFLINVPLGVVALLFALRFLPANAAKSSMPRFDLPSAVMNALTFGLLITALSGFAQGQSRLLIAGEVMALLIIGFFFARRQLALPVPLLPVDLLRIPLFSLSICTSICSFCAQMLALVSLPFFLQSVVGRSEVETGLLLTPWPLATMVMAPLAGYLIERLHAGLLGALGLAVMASGMFALALLPAAPGDLDIIWRMILCGAGFGLFQSPNNHTIITAAPPHRSGGASGMLGTARLLGQSSGAALVALMFNMAGDKGTHVALITAGALATLAAVISGMRITLSKRS